The Sphingobacterium lactis sequence ATTTTTAAATATAATCGCAGGGCTACTCTTGATAGGTATCAGTGCTTCTTGTACAAAGAACTTTGAGGAAATCAACGTGGACCCGAATAATACGCCTGATCCGAACACGAACTTGCTGATCAGCAACGCCATTCGTCAGATCGGGACACAGAATGCCGGTATTGCAGGCTGGGCGAAAGACCTATATCCGCAGTATATGGCAGAGATCCAGTATACCAACGAGTCGAGATTCCAGAACAGATTCTATGATTTTCAGCCATTCTACAATGCGCCGCTTATGGACTTGCAGACGGTTATCAACCTGAACTCGGATGAAACCACCGTTGGTGCGCCTTATGTGGTAGTGGGTGGTACAACAGCCAATCAATTGGCCGTATCCCGGATCTTGAAGGCATTCTACTTCATGCACATGACCGACAGATGGGGAATGATCCCTTATACTGAGGCCTTACAGGGTAAGCAAAAATTGGATCCGAAGTACGATGCACAAAAGGATATCTATAACGATATCTTTAAGGAATTAACGGAAGCTGAAGCGCAGATAGATACGAAAGGTAAAATTTCCGGAGATATCCTATTCAATGGTGATCTGAACAAATGGAAGAAATGGGCCAATACACTACGTATGGTTGCTGCGCTTCACCTTTCCGAAGTTGACCCTACCTTGGCTAAAACGCAGTTTGCTGCAGCATTTGCCAAAGGGGTATTGGAAAGTAACAGCGACAATGTACTCTTCAAATACCTATTGGACGCTAACAACCAGAATCCGGTGTACAACAATTATTTAAGTCGTGTCGATTATGCAATCAGTGAGCCTTTCGTAAAAGCACTTGAAGCAATCAGCGATCCACGTCTTCCTGTATATGCACAACCTACCGTAAAGACAGGTAAATATGTGGGGATGCCTTATGGTCTTGCTTCACCTGGTGATGACCTGAACAAGGAAACTGTTTCCTTGTTGGGTAAGAAATTCATCGCTCAGGATTATTGGTTGCCGATTACAACTTTTGCTCAGGTACAATTTATGTTAGCTGAGGGTGTTGTGCGCGGATGGATCACTGGTGATGCCGCAGCTTACTACAAAGCGGGTATCGAAGCTTCCATGGCGCAACACGGTGTAACCGCGCCAGCAACTTACTTTACACAACCAGGTGTAGCTTACAATGCGGGTGACGCCTTGAAATTGATCATCACGCAGAAATGGATTGCCAACTACCAAGCGAATGGTTATGAAAGCTGGACAGATTGGAGAAGAACGGGATTCCCGGCATTGAATCCAGGCCCGGCGCCATTGTCGGTGCACAGAGGTATTCCTTTGCGTCAGGCTTATCCGAATACGGAGTCTGGCTTGAATGGTGAAAACTATAAAGCTGCCGTTGCTGCGCAAGGTGCAGATGATTTGAACACACGCGTTTGGTGGGATACGAAATAACCCCCTGAACGAATGAATATTTGAAAGGCCGTTGGGAATTCCCAACGGCCTTTTTCTATGCTGGGCCAATTTGTCCACTTGAAAGCCTTTTACCCACCTAACCTGCCAATATAAACGTTTAATGCAAAATTTATGAATTCGTAAATTTTAAAGCTAATTCATTTTAAGTCAGCGTGTTGTCTGTTGTTTTGTCCGGATTTTTCTTAATTCTTTGCTGGACCTTGTCCGACATGCGTCCGAGGTGAGAGCGTACTGAGAGCGTGGTGAGAGCGTGTCTATAGGGACGCTCTCACCACGCTCG is a genomic window containing:
- a CDS encoding SusD/RagB family nutrient-binding outer membrane lipoprotein, with amino-acid sequence MKRKFLNIIAGLLLIGISASCTKNFEEINVDPNNTPDPNTNLLISNAIRQIGTQNAGIAGWAKDLYPQYMAEIQYTNESRFQNRFYDFQPFYNAPLMDLQTVINLNSDETTVGAPYVVVGGTTANQLAVSRILKAFYFMHMTDRWGMIPYTEALQGKQKLDPKYDAQKDIYNDIFKELTEAEAQIDTKGKISGDILFNGDLNKWKKWANTLRMVAALHLSEVDPTLAKTQFAAAFAKGVLESNSDNVLFKYLLDANNQNPVYNNYLSRVDYAISEPFVKALEAISDPRLPVYAQPTVKTGKYVGMPYGLASPGDDLNKETVSLLGKKFIAQDYWLPITTFAQVQFMLAEGVVRGWITGDAAAYYKAGIEASMAQHGVTAPATYFTQPGVAYNAGDALKLIITQKWIANYQANGYESWTDWRRTGFPALNPGPAPLSVHRGIPLRQAYPNTESGLNGENYKAAVAAQGADDLNTRVWWDTK